From Pseudomonadota bacterium:
TGGAGTGATGTCGGCGGAACCGATGAGCCGATCATCGTGCTGTCAAGGGAATCCAGTTCTGGAACTTTCATATTTTTCCAGGAACATGTCTTAAGCAAGGCTGATTACACCCCCAATGCCAGATTCCTGCCGGGCACCTCGGCTGTGATCCAGGCCATTGAAACTGATAAACTGGCAATCGGCTATGTCGGCCTCGGCTTTACAGTCGAGGCAAAAGACAAGGTCAAAGCCCTTCAGGTAAAAGCCGATAATAGTGGAATGGCAATATCACCCTCCGAGGAAACTGTAAAATCCGGTGAATACTCCATAGCCCGACCCCTTTATCTTTATACCAACGGCGAGCCGTCGGGGCTGGTCAAGGAATTTATTGATTTCTGCCTGAGCACGAAAGGCCAGGAGATTGTCCGGGAAACCGGCTACGTTCCCCAGTAAACAAAACTATGTGGAAAGACAAGGCAGTCCATATTCTGCTGGCCGGTTTCGCATCCACCAGCATCCTGGTCGTCCTGCTCATATTTCTCTTTCTGGGCAGGGAGGCGGCGCCGTTCACCCTTGCCCCGGGTCTTATGGAATTGTTTGATTCCCGCTGGATTCCCGTCTCCTTCCAGCAGGAGCGCTTCGGCATCCTGTCCCTGGTCTCAGGATCGGCATTGGTCACCTGCCTTGCCATGGTGATCACCATTCCTCTATCAGTTATCGGCGCAGTCTACATTGCTGAAATCGCCCACCCCACAGAACGGGAAGCCCTGAAACCCTTCATTGAAATACTTGCAAGCATTCCTTCCGTGGTTCTGGGATTTTTCGGACTTTTGGTGCTGGCGCCCCTGGTAAAAGAACTTTTCGGCCTCAACACCGGGCTCAACGCCCTTACCGGAGCGAT
This genomic window contains:
- the pstC gene encoding phosphate ABC transporter permease subunit PstC, which encodes MWKDKAVHILLAGFASTSILVVLLIFLFLGREAAPFTLAPGLMELFDSRWIPVSFQQERFGILSLVSGSALVTCLAMVITIPLSVIGAVYIAEIAHPTEREALKPFIEILASIPSVVLGFFGLLVLAPLVKELFGLNTGLNALTGAILLALMAIPTVITISEDAINSVPESYKAASMALGASRLQTIWKVTVPAALPGIIAAIMLGTGRVIGETMAVLMVTGNSAVISFSPLSSVRTMTATIAAEMGEVPFGSVHYQALFCIGVVLLLVTFSLNVLAQRVLKKYGMMQ